In Pseudomonas sp. DNDY-54, a genomic segment contains:
- a CDS encoding K+/H+ antiporter subunit F produces MLAYVIPICMGVLGLAAILTVVRLVQGPDMPDRVLALDTLYINALALIVLFGIWLASDLFFEAALLIAVMGFVSTVAVAKHLLHGEIID; encoded by the coding sequence ATGCTCGCCTATGTGATTCCGATATGCATGGGAGTCCTCGGGCTCGCGGCGATCTTGACCGTGGTGCGCTTGGTTCAGGGGCCGGACATGCCCGATCGCGTGTTGGCACTCGACACCTTGTATATCAACGCGCTCGCATTGATCGTGCTGTTCGGTATCTGGTTGGCCTCCGATCTGTTTTTTGAGGCTGCCTTGCTGATTGCGGTTATGGGCTTCGTCAGCACCGTCGCGGTGGCAAAACACCTGTTGCATGGCGAGATCATCGACTGA
- a CDS encoding Na+/H+ antiporter subunit E, giving the protein MKSRLLPSPMLSLVLAVLWLLLNNTVGFGHIVLGLLLGWVIPILVQGFLIDLPAVRQPLKLCLFGLKVLYDIVIANVHVAKLVIGPRERLQPAFIEIPMAIEHPFVLAVLTNIISLTPGTVSASLRPDHKVLLIHALDAPDIDALVAEVKTRYETPLLEIFVCSPM; this is encoded by the coding sequence ATGAAATCCCGATTGCTGCCCAGCCCGATGCTGTCGCTTGTTCTCGCGGTGCTTTGGTTGTTGCTGAACAACACCGTTGGCTTCGGACACATAGTGCTCGGGCTGTTGCTGGGCTGGGTGATTCCGATATTGGTGCAGGGATTTCTCATCGATCTACCGGCGGTTCGACAGCCCCTGAAGCTCTGCCTGTTCGGCCTCAAGGTGCTTTACGACATCGTCATCGCCAACGTACATGTGGCAAAACTCGTCATTGGGCCACGGGAGCGTTTGCAGCCGGCATTTATCGAGATACCGATGGCCATCGAGCATCCCTTCGTGCTGGCAGTGCTGACCAATATCATCTCGCTCACACCGGGAACCGTATCGGCTTCGTTACGACCAGATCACAAGGTGCTGCTGATTCACGCGCTGGATGCGCCCGATATCGACGCCTTGGTCGCCGAAGTGAAAACCCGTTACGAAACGCCATTGCTGGAGATATTCGTATGCTCGCCTATGTGA
- a CDS encoding Na+/H+ antiporter subunit G, with protein sequence MPFWIELLVSIFLIIGSAFALVGAIGLYRLPDFFTRLHGPTKATTLGVGGIVVASMIFFSNQGDGLSVHEILITLFLFLTAPVSAHVLAKAAMQQKLPFAARTRGKPWD encoded by the coding sequence ATGCCTTTCTGGATCGAACTGCTGGTGAGTATCTTTTTGATAATCGGCAGCGCTTTTGCGCTGGTAGGCGCGATTGGTTTGTATCGCCTGCCGGATTTCTTCACGCGCTTACACGGGCCGACCAAAGCGACCACGCTCGGGGTGGGCGGCATCGTGGTCGCGTCGATGATCTTTTTCAGCAACCAAGGTGACGGCCTCAGCGTCCATGAAATATTGATTACGCTGTTCCTGTTTCTGACCGCGCCGGTCAGTGCCCACGTGCTGGCCAAGGCCGCTATGCAGCAGAAATTGCCATTCGCGGCGAGAACGCGTGGCAAGCCCTGGGATTGA